In a genomic window of Sardina pilchardus chromosome 20, fSarPil1.1, whole genome shotgun sequence:
- the enpep gene encoding glutamyl aminopeptidase, translating into MESMEFEKESKRYCISGKHVAIICAVVAVTGVAVGLGVGLSQPASDNGGAESTPKPPEPTTTPSPPPTDLGPCKASNDTSGDWKDFRLPNYIVPFHYDLHLKPDLQTDLYTGSVSIHLHLTQPSSHLWLHIRETFVTAVPTLKLVQTAAEGTITETVVGVKRCFEYKPQQYVVTEGQSQLAATGANQHYVLTLNFQGWLNGSLVGFYRTTYIEDGVTKKIAATDHEPTDARKSFPCFDEPNKKATYKISITHDSAYTALSNMPVETMEKLSDTKNKTSFVLSVKMSTYLVCFAVHQFTYVEKISNRGIPLRIWAQPAQIHTAEYAAIVTKVIFDYFEEYFDMEYSIAKLDKIAIPDFGTGAMENWGLITYRETNLLFDENESSSYNKQRVASVISHELVHQWFGNIVTMDWWDDLWLNEGFASFFEYVGVEKAEPYWGMRDIMLISDVLPVMVDDALLSSHPIIVDVSSPAEITSVFDSISYSKGASILRMLEDHLGRDVFRDGCRAYLKRFPFQNAKTSDFWQAQADVSKQPVAAIMDTWTQQMGYPMLSLTVSPTEARVTQSRFLLDPKADPSTPSVPLGYKWTIPVKWQSVGTNRKESQMFDKSSPEMVITGYNPVTDGLIKVNNDHLGFYRVNHQDSMWSAISDQLVNDHEEFDRADRTSYIDDVFALARADKLDYGNAFNMTRHMSNETEYIVWDRVSSSTAYVTNMLADEPDVYPRFQKLFRGYVQDIAARMGWDDVGNQTERLLRETVLGIACKMGDQQALNKAAELFNQWIDGSLPRVGVNLRLLVYRYGMKTAGNKANWEVMFQRYIAATLAQEKDKLLYGLASVEDVSLLNRLLEASKDDSIIRSQDLFTVVRYVAANPYSKTMAWDWTTLNWDYLVNRYTINDRSLGRLLTSISSSYNTEQQLWKMEFFFAKTPDAGAGTMPRLQALETVKNNIEWMRLNKDEIRTWLENNVTLE; encoded by the exons ATGGAGAGCATGGAGTTTGAGAAGGAGTCGAAGCGCTACTGCATTAGCGGGAAGCACGTCGCCATCATATGTGCCGTCGTCGCGGTAACCGGCGTCGCAGTGGGCCTGGGGGTGGGACTCAGCCAACCCGCCTCAGACAACGGGGGGGCAGAAAGCACCCCCAAGCCCCCCGAGCCCACGACCACCCCGTCGCCACCCCCGACAGACCTGGGACCCTGCAAAGCTTCCAACGACACCTCCGGCGACTGGAAGGACTTCCGCCTCCCCAACTACATCGTCCCCTTCCACTACGACCTCCACCTGAAGCCTGACCTTCAGACTGACCTCTACACCGGCTCGGTGTCCATCCACCTGCACCTCACCCAGCCCAGCTCCCACCTGTGGCTGCACATCCGGGAGACCTTCGTCACGGCCGTCCCCACTCTGAAACTGGTGCAGACCGCTGCGGAGGGGACCATCACTGAGACCGTCGTGGGCGTCAAGCGCTGTTTCGAGTACAAGCCTCAGCAGTATGTGGTGACGGAAGGGCAGTCCCAGTTGGCCGCGACTGGAGCAAACCAACATTACGTCCTGACGCTGAACTTCCAGGGTTGGCTCAATGGATCGCTGGTGGGCTTCTACAGGACCACCTATATCGAGGACGGGGTCACCAA AAAAATTGCGGCCACAGACCACGAGCCCACGGACGCTCGTAAGTCATTTCCCTGTTTTGATGAACCAAACAAAAAGGCCACGTACAAGATCTCCATCACACATGACTCTGCATACACCGCCTTGTCAAACATGCCAGTGGAG aCAATGGAGAAACTCTCCGATACCAAGAACAAAACCTCCTTCGTCTTGTCAGTGAAGATGAGCACCTACCTGGTGTGCTTCGCTGTGCACCAGTTTACATATGTGGAGAAGATATCAAATAGAGGCATCCCT CTGAGAATTTGGGCCCAACCTGCACAAATCCACACAGCTGAGTATGCCGCCATTGTCACCAAGGTCATCTTTGACTACTTTGAGGAATATTTTGACATGGAGTACTCCATCGCCAAATTGG ATAAGATCGCAATCCCAGACTTTGGAACTGGCGCGATGGAGAACTGGGGCCTGATCACCTACAGAGAGACCAATCTGCTGTTTGACGAGAACGAGTCATCCTCGTACAATAAACAACGCGTGGCCAGTGTCATTTCCCACGAGCTCGTACACCAG tggttCGGGAACATTGTTACAATGGACTGGTGGGATGATCTGTGGCTGAATGAGGGCTTTGCCAGCTTTTTTGAGTACGTGGGAGTAGAGAAAGCTGAACCCTACTGGGGAATG CGTGACATCATGCTCATAAGTGACGTGCTTCCTGTCATGGTGGACGATGCCCTCCTGTCCTCCCATCCAATCATAGTGGACGTGTCCAGTCCAGCTGAAATCACCTCGGTGTTTGACTCCATCTCGTACAGTAAG GGGGCATCGATTTTGAGAATGCTAGAGGACCATCTGGGCAGGGACGTTTTCAGAGATGGCTGTCGT GCATACTTGAAGAGGTTTCCCTTCCAGAATGCCAAGACGTCAGACTTCTGGCAGGCCCAGGCCGAC GTAAGCAAGCAACCGGTGGCAGCAATCATGGACACATGGACCCAACAGATGGGATATCCAATGCTCAGTTTGACTGTCTCTCCCACTGAAGCCAGAGTCACCCAGAGCAGGTTCCTACTGGACCCCAAAGCTGACCCCTCAACGCCCTCTGTTCCTCTAGG GTACAAATGGACTATCCCTGTGAAATGGCAATCTGTGGGGACCAACAGGAAAGAATCTCAGATGTTTGACAAATCATCTCCAG AGATGGTAATAACTGGGTACAACCCCGTAACCGACGGCCTCATCAAGGTCAACAATGACCATCTGGGCTTTTACCGAGTCAATCATCAAGACAGCATGTGGAGTGCTATCAGTGACCAGCTCGTGAACGACCATGAG gaATTTGACCGTGCTGACAGAACAAGTTACATAGATGATGTATTTGCCCTTGCTAG GGCAGATAAGCTGGATTATGGAAATGCATTTAACATGACCAGACACATGAGCAATGAGACGGAATATATTGTGTGGGACCGTGTCTCATCCTCCACCGCCTACGTGACAAACATGCTAGCCGACGAGCCTGACGTCTACCCAAGGTTCCAG AAATTATTCCGTGGGTACGTTCAGGACATTGCTGCCAGGATGGGTTGGGATGACGTTGGTAATCAAACAGAAAG GTTGTTGCGTGAGACAGTGCTGGGTATTGCATGCAAAATGGGTGACCAGCAAGCTCTGAACAAAGCAGCTGAATTATTCAACCAGTGGATTGATGGATCCCTTCC tcgAGTGGGAGTGAACTTGCGGCTGCTTGTCTACCGCTATGGCATGAAAACAGCAGGGAACAAGGCGAATTGGGAGGTTATGTTCCAGAGATACATCGCCGCTACCCTGGCCCAGGAGAAGGACAAGCTGCTCTACGGGCTGGCCTCAGTGGAGGACGTCTCGCTGCTCAACAG GTTGCTGGAAGCTAGTAAAGATGACAGCATAATCCGCAGTCAGGACCTATTCACTGTGGTCAGATATGTGGCGGCAAACCCGTACAGCAAGACCATGGCTTGGGACTGGACGACGCTCAACTGGGACTACCTGGTGAACAG GTACACCATTAACGACCGCAGCCTGGGCCGTCTGCTCACCAGCATCAGCAGCTCATACAACACAGAACAGCAGCTCTGGAAG ATGGAGTTCTTCTTTGCCAAGACACCGGACGCAGGAGCTGGGACGATGCCTCGCCTACAAGCCCTGGAGACGGTCAAGAACAATATTGAGTGGATGCGGCTAAACAAGGACGAGATCCGGACTTGGCTGGAGAACAATGTGACATTGGAATGA
- the rrh gene encoding visual pigment-like receptor peropsin isoform X2, which translates to MRDKNYWIYAALNIFFGMASIGLLTVVAIDRYLTICRPDIGQKLSKRWYRTMILAAWLNAVFWSSMPVIGWAGYAPDPTGATCTINWRKNDASFVSYTMCVILVNFLIPLSIMFYCYYHVSVTVKRYKASNCLDNVNVDWSDQMDVTKMSILMILMFLVAWSPYSIVCLWASFGDPRKIPAPMAIIGPLFAKSSTFYNPCIYVIANKKFRRAIAGMLQCQTRQRITISSSQVPMTISQLPLNQ; encoded by the exons ATGAGAGATAAGAACTATTGG ATCTATGCGGCTCTCAACATCTTCTTTGGGATGGCAAGCATAGGGCTTCTAACAGTGGTTGCCATCGACCGTTACCTCACAATTTGCAGGCCTGATATAG GTCAAAAGTTGAGTAAGCGCTGGTACAGGACGATGATCTTGGCAGCGTGGCTGAATGCAGTGTTCTGGTCCTCCATGCCAGTAATCGGCTGGGCCGGATATGCTCCTGATCCCACCGGAGCCACATGCACCATCAACTGGAGGAAGAACGATgc GTCGTTTGTGTCCTACACCATGTGTGTGATCCTGGTGAACTTCCTCATTCCCCTCTCCATCATGTTCTACTGCTACTACCACGTCTCTGTTACCGTCAAGAGATACAAGGCCAGCAACTGTCTGGACAACGTCAACGTGGATTGGTCCGACCAGATGGACGTCACTAAG ATGTCCATTTTGATGATCCTGATGTTCCTGGTGGCCTGGTCACCATACTCtatagtgtgtttgtgggcgTCATTTGGAGACCCGCGGAAAATCCCAGCCCCTATGGCTATCATTGGCCCTCTCTTTGCCAAATCCTCCACATTCTATAATCCTTGCATTTACGTCATTGCCAATAAGAA ATTCAGAAGAGCCATCGCTGGAATGCTTCAATGCCAGACCCGACAACGAATCACAATCAGCAGCAGCCAGGTTCCCATGACAATTTCTCAGCTGCCACTCAACCAGTAA
- the rrh gene encoding visual pigment-like receptor peropsin isoform X1, with the protein MFVKFKELRTSTNTIIINLAFTDIGVAGIGYPMSAASDLHGSWKFGYTGCQIYAALNIFFGMASIGLLTVVAIDRYLTICRPDIGQKLSKRWYRTMILAAWLNAVFWSSMPVIGWAGYAPDPTGATCTINWRKNDASFVSYTMCVILVNFLIPLSIMFYCYYHVSVTVKRYKASNCLDNVNVDWSDQMDVTKMSILMILMFLVAWSPYSIVCLWASFGDPRKIPAPMAIIGPLFAKSSTFYNPCIYVIANKKFRRAIAGMLQCQTRQRITISSSQVPMTISQLPLNQ; encoded by the exons ATGTTTGTGAAGTTCAAGGAGCTGCGGAcctccaccaacaccatcatTATTAACCTGGCCTTCACAGACATTGGGGTGGCTGGCATTGGCTATCCTATGTCTGCTGCGTCTGACCTGCACGGCAGCTGGAAGTTCGGCTACACCGGCTGCCAG ATCTATGCGGCTCTCAACATCTTCTTTGGGATGGCAAGCATAGGGCTTCTAACAGTGGTTGCCATCGACCGTTACCTCACAATTTGCAGGCCTGATATAG GTCAAAAGTTGAGTAAGCGCTGGTACAGGACGATGATCTTGGCAGCGTGGCTGAATGCAGTGTTCTGGTCCTCCATGCCAGTAATCGGCTGGGCCGGATATGCTCCTGATCCCACCGGAGCCACATGCACCATCAACTGGAGGAAGAACGATgc GTCGTTTGTGTCCTACACCATGTGTGTGATCCTGGTGAACTTCCTCATTCCCCTCTCCATCATGTTCTACTGCTACTACCACGTCTCTGTTACCGTCAAGAGATACAAGGCCAGCAACTGTCTGGACAACGTCAACGTGGATTGGTCCGACCAGATGGACGTCACTAAG ATGTCCATTTTGATGATCCTGATGTTCCTGGTGGCCTGGTCACCATACTCtatagtgtgtttgtgggcgTCATTTGGAGACCCGCGGAAAATCCCAGCCCCTATGGCTATCATTGGCCCTCTCTTTGCCAAATCCTCCACATTCTATAATCCTTGCATTTACGTCATTGCCAATAAGAA ATTCAGAAGAGCCATCGCTGGAATGCTTCAATGCCAGACCCGACAACGAATCACAATCAGCAGCAGCCAGGTTCCCATGACAATTTCTCAGCTGCCACTCAACCAGTAA